A region from the Bradyrhizobium erythrophlei genome encodes:
- a CDS encoding (2Fe-2S)-binding protein, with amino-acid sequence MSTVKLTVNGKAVSAEVEDRTLLVHLLREHLNLTGTHVGCDTSQCGACMVHIDGKAVKSCTVLVGQADGANVTTIEGISKGDELHPMQAAFRDNHGLQCGYCTPGMIMSAIDIVNRHGGKLDEDTVRHELEGNICRCTGYHNIVKSVLDAAGRMKVAQAAE; translated from the coding sequence GTGTCTACAGTCAAATTGACGGTAAACGGTAAGGCGGTCTCGGCCGAGGTCGAGGACCGGACCCTTCTTGTCCATCTCCTGCGCGAACATCTGAACCTGACCGGCACCCATGTCGGCTGCGATACCAGCCAGTGCGGCGCCTGCATGGTCCATATCGACGGCAAGGCGGTGAAGTCGTGCACGGTGCTGGTCGGGCAGGCCGATGGCGCCAATGTCACCACCATCGAGGGTATCTCGAAGGGTGACGAGCTGCATCCGATGCAGGCCGCGTTCCGCGATAATCACGGGCTGCAGTGCGGCTATTGCACGCCGGGCATGATCATGTCGGCGATCGACATCGTCAACCGCCATGGCGGAAAGCTCGACGAGGACACCGTCCGCCACGAGCTGGAGGGCAATATCTGCCGCTGCACCGGCTACCACAATATCGTCAAATCGGTGCTCGACGCCGCCGGCCGCATGAAGGTCGCGCAGGCCGCGGAATAG
- a CDS encoding methyl-accepting chemotaxis protein, whose amino-acid sequence MGSQLASSRLPGLRFRGKVTLGFAVVLAITAVSMGTAYYGFERVSSGVATYRGSVSEADLARNIDRELISYRAVARYYVATGKEDDATAALAAEASLKEAIDQSMKGTSNPARRDQVTRLAGEFGTFTRIFADILKVKRDSALLTQNQLAKSGNMLRYKLDDLPSNADDAELQQIQFGAKKVTEQFQAVTALANTFVINSDQTVANSALARLKFVENSMQAIPSKDEKIVAGLKEASELLGDYRQALTKLVENSKSVEKLVAEMNESAAAIVKGASALKADLSSDQQRLENESDATIGETEHLIVMLAAGGFVLGAILALLLGKGISRPMIEMCKAMRELAGGNFDVVLPGLGRRDEIGEMAGAVEEFKMQAIAKAERDAAAQDAQNKAAGAARRGELIRFADEFEAAVGAIVSNVSASAVQLEQAAGMLTRTAETTQSLSSQVAGASEEASSNMQSVATATEELSTSVDEIGRRVRDSNKIADAAVRQAQETDGRIGKLSRAAQEIGDVVKLITAIAEQTNLLALNATIEAARAGDAGRGFAVVASEVKSLASQTAKATDEISTHIAGMQGATQESVAAIKEIGGTIGQISSIASAIASAVEQQSSATQEIARNVQNVARGTEEAAANIMQVNRGATETGSASEEVLHSAKTLSSESARLREELDRFMANIRAA is encoded by the coding sequence GTGGGTTCGCAATTGGCATCGTCAAGGCTCCCAGGCCTGCGCTTTCGCGGCAAAGTCACCCTCGGTTTCGCCGTCGTACTCGCCATTACGGCGGTCAGCATGGGCACCGCCTATTACGGATTCGAGCGGGTCTCCTCGGGTGTTGCGACCTACCGCGGCAGCGTCTCGGAAGCCGATCTCGCCCGCAATATCGACCGTGAGCTGATCTCGTACCGGGCCGTGGCGCGCTATTATGTGGCGACCGGCAAGGAAGACGACGCCACGGCGGCGCTGGCGGCCGAAGCAAGCCTGAAAGAGGCCATCGATCAGTCGATGAAGGGCACCAGCAATCCGGCGCGCCGCGATCAGGTGACGCGCCTTGCCGGCGAATTCGGCACCTTCACCAGGATCTTCGCCGACATCCTCAAGGTCAAGCGCGACAGCGCGCTGCTGACGCAGAACCAGCTGGCGAAAAGCGGCAACATGCTGCGCTACAAGCTTGACGATCTCCCCAGCAACGCCGACGATGCGGAGCTGCAGCAGATCCAGTTCGGCGCGAAAAAAGTCACCGAGCAATTCCAGGCAGTGACGGCGCTCGCCAATACGTTCGTCATCAACTCCGACCAGACCGTGGCCAACAGCGCGCTGGCGCGGCTGAAATTCGTCGAGAACTCGATGCAGGCGATCCCCTCGAAGGACGAAAAGATCGTGGCGGGCCTCAAGGAGGCCAGCGAACTGCTCGGAGATTACCGGCAGGCGCTGACCAAGCTGGTCGAGAATTCGAAATCGGTCGAAAAACTCGTCGCCGAAATGAACGAATCGGCGGCGGCGATCGTCAAGGGCGCGAGCGCGCTGAAGGCGGACCTGTCTTCCGACCAGCAAAGGCTTGAAAACGAGTCGGATGCGACGATCGGGGAGACCGAGCACCTGATCGTGATGCTCGCGGCCGGCGGCTTCGTGCTCGGCGCGATCCTGGCGCTGCTGTTGGGCAAGGGGATTTCGCGGCCGATGATCGAGATGTGCAAGGCGATGCGCGAACTCGCCGGCGGCAATTTCGATGTCGTGCTGCCGGGCCTCGGGCGCCGCGACGAAATCGGCGAAATGGCCGGCGCGGTCGAGGAATTCAAGATGCAGGCAATCGCCAAGGCCGAGCGCGACGCGGCGGCCCAGGATGCCCAGAACAAGGCGGCGGGGGCGGCGCGGCGCGGCGAGCTCATTCGCTTTGCCGATGAATTCGAGGCGGCGGTGGGCGCGATCGTCTCCAACGTATCGGCTTCCGCCGTTCAGCTCGAACAGGCGGCCGGCATGCTGACGCGGACCGCGGAGACCACCCAGAGCCTGTCGAGCCAGGTCGCCGGCGCCTCGGAAGAGGCCTCCAGCAACATGCAATCGGTCGCCACCGCGACCGAGGAACTATCGACCTCGGTCGACGAGATCGGCCGGCGGGTGCGCGATTCCAACAAGATCGCCGACGCCGCCGTGCGGCAGGCGCAGGAGACCGACGGCCGCATCGGCAAATTGTCGCGCGCCGCCCAGGAGATCGGCGACGTGGTCAAGCTGATCACGGCGATCGCCGAGCAGACCAATCTGCTGGCGCTGAACGCGACCATCGAAGCCGCCCGCGCCGGCGACGCCGGCCGCGGTTTCGCGGTCGTCGCGTCCGAGGTCAAGTCGCTGGCGAGCCAGACCGCGAAGGCGACCGACGAGATATCAACCCATATCGCGGGCATGCAGGGCGCGACGCAGGAATCGGTCGCGGCGATCAAGGAGATCGGCGGCACCATCGGCCAGATCTCCTCCATTGCGTCGGCGATTGCGAGCGCGGTCGAGCAGCAGAGCTCGGCCACCCAGGAGATCGCGCGCAACGTTCAGAACGTCGCGCGAGGCACAGAGGAAGCCGCCGCCAACATCATGCAGGTCAATCGCGGCGCCACCGAAACCGGCTCGGCTTCCGAGGAAGTGCTGCACTCGGCCAAGACCCTTTCCAGCGAAAGCGCCCGGCTGCGCGAGGAACTGGATCGCTTCATGGCCAATATCAGGGCGGCGTAG
- a CDS encoding xanthine dehydrogenase family protein molybdopterin-binding subunit, with amino-acid sequence MGVEGIGASVVRKEDRRFITGKGRYVDDIKLQGMTFAHFVRSPHAHAKVKSIDIAAAMEMPGVVDVLTGKQIVDDKVGNLICGWAITSKDGSPMKMGAWPAMAPETVRFVGQAVAVVIAETKNQARDAAEAVVVDYEEMPAAPDIRAAIKPGAPQLHPEAPGNVIYDWTIGDEGATDAAFKSAANVVSLDITNNRLVPNAMEPRAAIGDYNEAEEHFTLYTTSQNPHVARLVLSAFYNIAPEHKLRVIAPDVGGGFGSKIFIYPEEMVALWASKRVRRPVKWTGDRSEAFLTDAHGRDHLTKAEMAFDKDNKVTGLRVKTYANLGAYMSLFSSSVPTYLYATLLSGQYNIPNIFAEVISVYTNTVPVDAYRGAGRPEASFVVERLMETAARQLKVDAAELRRKNFITQFPHQTPVIMAYDVGDFGASLDAAMKAIDYAGFPARKAKAKSEGKLRGIGLSCYIEACGIAPSKAVGSLGAGVGLWESAEVRVNPVGTIEILTGSHSHGQGHETTFCQLVAERLGVPISQVQIVHGDTDKVQFGMGTYGSRSAAVGLTAILKAMEKMESKAKKIAAHQLEASEGDIVIENGEFKVTGTDKSIALPMVALAAYTAHNLPDGMEPGLKESAFYDPTNFTFPAGAYICELEVDSGTGKTSFVNFVAADDFGRLINPMIVEGQVHGGLAQGIGQALLEGAIYDSSGQLVTASFMDYTMPRADDLPSFKLNHTTTLCPGNPLGVKGCGEAGAIGASAAVINAITDAIGNNKLEMPATPDRVWHAIHG; translated from the coding sequence ATGGGTGTTGAAGGTATTGGCGCCAGCGTCGTGCGCAAGGAAGATCGGCGTTTCATCACCGGCAAGGGCCGCTACGTCGACGACATCAAACTGCAGGGCATGACCTTTGCCCATTTCGTCCGCAGCCCGCATGCGCATGCCAAGGTGAAGAGCATCGATATCGCGGCGGCGATGGAGATGCCGGGCGTGGTCGACGTCCTCACCGGCAAACAGATCGTCGACGACAAGGTCGGCAACCTGATCTGCGGCTGGGCGATCACCTCCAAGGACGGCTCGCCGATGAAGATGGGCGCATGGCCGGCGATGGCGCCGGAGACCGTGCGCTTTGTCGGACAGGCGGTCGCAGTCGTCATCGCCGAGACCAAGAACCAGGCGCGCGACGCGGCGGAAGCCGTGGTCGTCGATTACGAGGAAATGCCGGCCGCCCCCGACATCCGCGCGGCGATCAAGCCGGGCGCGCCGCAGCTTCACCCGGAAGCGCCGGGCAATGTGATCTATGACTGGACCATCGGCGACGAGGGCGCGACGGACGCCGCCTTCAAATCGGCGGCCAATGTGGTGTCGCTCGACATCACCAACAACCGGCTGGTGCCGAATGCGATGGAACCGCGCGCGGCGATCGGCGACTATAACGAGGCCGAGGAGCACTTTACCCTCTATACGACGTCGCAGAATCCCCACGTCGCGCGGCTGGTGCTGTCGGCCTTCTACAATATCGCCCCGGAGCACAAGCTTCGGGTGATCGCGCCCGACGTCGGCGGCGGTTTCGGCTCCAAGATCTTCATCTATCCCGAGGAGATGGTGGCGTTGTGGGCCTCCAAGAGGGTCCGGCGCCCGGTGAAGTGGACGGGCGACCGTTCGGAAGCCTTCCTCACCGACGCCCATGGCCGCGACCACCTCACCAAGGCCGAAATGGCCTTCGACAAGGACAACAAGGTCACCGGGCTGCGCGTCAAAACCTACGCCAATCTCGGCGCCTATATGTCGCTGTTCTCCTCCTCGGTGCCGACCTACCTCTACGCGACGCTGCTGTCGGGCCAGTACAACATTCCCAACATCTTCGCCGAGGTGATCAGCGTTTATACCAACACCGTCCCGGTCGATGCCTATCGCGGCGCCGGCCGGCCCGAAGCCAGTTTCGTGGTGGAACGGCTGATGGAGACCGCGGCGCGGCAATTGAAGGTCGATGCCGCCGAATTGCGCCGCAAGAATTTCATCACGCAATTCCCGCATCAGACCCCGGTCATCATGGCCTATGACGTCGGCGATTTCGGCGCCTCGCTCGACGCCGCCATGAAGGCGATCGACTATGCCGGCTTCCCCGCCCGCAAGGCCAAGGCGAAGTCCGAAGGCAAGCTGCGCGGCATCGGCCTGTCCTGCTACATCGAGGCCTGCGGCATCGCGCCCTCGAAGGCGGTCGGCAGCCTGGGCGCTGGTGTCGGCCTGTGGGAATCCGCCGAGGTCCGCGTCAATCCGGTCGGCACCATCGAAATCCTGACGGGTTCGCACAGCCACGGCCAGGGCCATGAAACCACCTTCTGCCAGCTGGTCGCCGAGCGCCTCGGCGTTCCCATCAGCCAGGTGCAGATCGTGCATGGCGACACCGACAAGGTGCAGTTCGGCATGGGCACCTATGGCTCGCGCTCGGCGGCGGTCGGCCTGACCGCGATCCTCAAGGCGATGGAGAAGATGGAATCCAAGGCCAAGAAGATCGCCGCGCATCAGCTCGAGGCGTCGGAAGGCGACATCGTCATCGAGAACGGCGAGTTCAAGGTTACCGGCACCGACAAGTCGATCGCGCTGCCGATGGTCGCGCTCGCCGCCTACACCGCGCACAATCTGCCTGACGGCATGGAGCCCGGCCTGAAGGAGAGCGCCTTCTACGATCCCACCAACTTCACCTTCCCGGCAGGCGCCTATATCTGCGAACTCGAGGTCGATTCCGGCACCGGCAAGACCTCCTTCGTCAACTTCGTCGCGGCCGACGATTTCGGCCGGCTGATCAACCCGATGATCGTCGAGGGCCAGGTCCATGGCGGCCTCGCCCAGGGCATCGGCCAGGCCCTGCTCGAAGGCGCGATCTATGACAGTAGCGGCCAGCTCGTGACCGCGTCGTTCATGGATTACACGATGCCCCGCGCCGACGATTTGCCGTCGTTCAAGCTGAACCACACCACGACGCTGTGCCCGGGAAATCCACTCGGCGTCAAGGGTTGCGGCGAGGCCGGCGCGATCGGCGCTTCGGCCGCCGTGATCAACGCCATCACGGATGCGATCGGTAACAACAAGCTTGAAATGCCGGCCACGCCCGATCGGGTGTGGCACGCCATTCACGGTTGA
- a CDS encoding FAD binding domain-containing protein: MYETTYHRPSSVDEAAALFAKGSEAKYLAGGHTLLPVMKQRLASPSDVIDLGKIKDLIGIEVSADAVTIKAATTHCDVATSGPAQKAIPALAYLASLIGDPAVRHRGTIGGSIANNDPAADYPAAVLALGATIKTNKRSISADDFFKGLFSTALADGEIITQVSFPIPAKAGYSKFPHPASRFALTGVFVVKTKAGDVRVAATGASQSGVMRVPAIEAALTANWSAGAIDSVKISADGLLGDIQGSPDYRANLIKVMAQRAVADAG; this comes from the coding sequence ATGTACGAGACAACTTACCATCGTCCCTCCTCGGTCGACGAAGCCGCGGCCTTGTTTGCAAAAGGCTCGGAGGCGAAATATCTCGCCGGCGGCCACACGCTCCTTCCGGTAATGAAGCAGCGGCTGGCCTCGCCATCCGACGTGATCGATCTCGGCAAGATCAAGGACCTGATCGGCATTGAGGTCTCCGCTGACGCGGTGACGATCAAGGCGGCAACAACGCATTGCGACGTCGCCACCAGCGGGCCGGCGCAAAAGGCGATTCCCGCGCTTGCCTATCTCGCTTCCCTGATCGGCGATCCGGCCGTCCGCCACCGCGGCACCATCGGCGGCTCGATCGCCAATAACGACCCTGCGGCGGACTATCCGGCGGCGGTGCTCGCGCTCGGCGCGACGATCAAGACCAACAAGCGCTCGATATCGGCGGATGATTTCTTCAAGGGCCTGTTCTCTACCGCCCTTGCCGACGGCGAGATCATCACCCAGGTCTCATTCCCGATTCCGGCCAAGGCGGGCTATTCCAAGTTTCCGCATCCGGCGTCGCGCTTCGCCCTGACCGGCGTGTTCGTCGTGAAGACCAAGGCCGGCGACGTCCGCGTCGCCGCCACCGGTGCGTCGCAGAGCGGCGTCATGCGGGTGCCGGCGATCGAAGCGGCCCTGACGGCCAACTGGTCGGCAGGCGCAATCGACAGCGTCAAGATTTCCGCCGACGGCCTGTTGGGCGATATTCAGGGCTCGCCGGATTATCGCGCCAACCTGATCAAGGTGATGGCGCAACGCGCGGTTGCCGACGCCGGCTGA
- a CDS encoding CaiB/BaiF CoA transferase family protein: MTAPAPEAPTQHASGPLTGFRIVEFAGIGPGPFACMMLADMGAQVVTLDRIGARKNMKSVAGRGRKVVELDLKDKAAIAQVLDLLSNADALIEGFRPGVMERLGLGPDVVQARNPRLVYGRMTGWGQEGPLAQAAGHDINYISVTGALAAIGPKERPVPPLNLVGDFGGGALYLVVGVLAALLEAKKSGKGQVVDAAMCDGAASLMSMFFDMTAIGRWTDGRERNFLDGGAHFYGVYECGCGNFISIGSIEPQFYALLRQIAGLSDSSFDAQMDPKAWPALRQKLVEVFKSKTREEWCELMEGTDVCFAPILTMAEAPDHPHMAARKIFVSRHGVTQPAPAPRFSRTPSAIREPVMADIAELTSQWKAAR, from the coding sequence ATGACAGCTCCCGCACCCGAGGCCCCGACGCAGCACGCCAGCGGGCCGCTGACCGGTTTCCGCATCGTCGAATTCGCCGGCATCGGACCCGGGCCCTTCGCCTGCATGATGCTGGCGGACATGGGCGCCCAGGTGGTGACGCTCGATCGCATTGGCGCCAGGAAGAACATGAAATCGGTGGCCGGGCGCGGCCGCAAGGTCGTCGAGCTCGATCTGAAGGACAAGGCCGCGATCGCGCAAGTGCTCGACCTGCTTTCCAACGCCGACGCGCTGATCGAAGGTTTTCGGCCCGGCGTGATGGAGCGGCTGGGGCTGGGCCCGGACGTGGTGCAGGCGCGCAATCCGCGCCTCGTCTATGGCCGCATGACGGGCTGGGGCCAGGAAGGCCCGCTGGCGCAGGCCGCCGGCCATGACATCAATTATATCTCCGTCACCGGCGCGCTCGCAGCGATTGGCCCGAAAGAGCGGCCGGTGCCGCCGCTCAACCTGGTCGGCGATTTCGGCGGCGGCGCGCTCTACCTCGTGGTCGGCGTGCTCGCCGCCCTGCTGGAAGCGAAAAAATCCGGCAAGGGACAGGTGGTGGACGCCGCGATGTGCGACGGCGCGGCCTCGCTGATGTCGATGTTCTTCGACATGACCGCGATCGGCCGCTGGACCGACGGGCGCGAACGCAACTTCCTCGACGGCGGCGCGCATTTCTACGGCGTCTATGAATGCGGCTGCGGCAACTTCATCTCGATCGGCTCGATCGAACCGCAGTTTTATGCGTTGCTGCGCCAGATCGCCGGCCTCTCGGATTCCAGTTTCGACGCCCAGATGGATCCGAAAGCGTGGCCCGCGCTCAGGCAAAAGCTGGTCGAGGTGTTCAAGAGCAAGACGCGCGAGGAGTGGTGCGAGCTCATGGAAGGCACCGACGTCTGCTTCGCGCCGATCCTGACTATGGCGGAAGCGCCCGATCATCCGCACATGGCGGCCCGCAAGATTTTTGTCAGCCGCCACGGCGTCACCCAGCCCGCCCCCGCGCCGCGCTTTTCGCGCACACCCTCAGCGATCCGCGAACCGGTGATGGCGGATATTGCGGAGCTAACGAGCCAGTGGAAGGCGGCGAGGTAA
- the hppD gene encoding 4-hydroxyphenylpyruvate dioxygenase codes for MGPFPHDAPAAVINSDNPMGTDGFEFVEYAHPDPQALHVLFKLMGYVPVARHRAKKITVYRQGDINYLVNEEPGTHGFDFVAAHGPCAPSIAFRVVDAKAAYDRALALGAEPAGIPPAQQTLDVPAIKGIGGSLLYFVDRYGAKGSPYDSGFEWLGAKDPRPEGAGLYYIDHLTHNVHRGRMDVWTDFYEKLFNFRQIRSFDIEGRASGLFSRALTSPDGKIRIPINEDAGESGQIEEYLKVYRGEGIQHIACGTKDVYRAVETLRDAGLPFMPSPPDTYFEKIDARLPGHGEEIARLKRDGILIDGEGVLDGGLTKVLLQIFSANAIGPIFFEFIQRKGDDGFGEGNFKALFESIEEDQIRRGVLKVDDAA; via the coding sequence ATGGGTCCATTTCCGCACGACGCGCCGGCCGCGGTCATCAACTCCGACAATCCGATGGGCACCGACGGTTTCGAATTCGTCGAATACGCACATCCCGACCCGCAGGCGCTGCACGTGCTGTTCAAGCTGATGGGCTACGTGCCGGTCGCGCGGCACCGCGCCAAAAAGATCACGGTCTATCGCCAGGGCGACATCAACTACCTCGTCAATGAGGAACCCGGCACCCATGGTTTTGACTTTGTCGCCGCCCACGGCCCGTGCGCGCCGTCGATCGCGTTCCGTGTCGTCGACGCCAAGGCGGCCTATGACCGCGCGTTGGCGCTCGGCGCGGAGCCGGCTGGCATTCCGCCTGCGCAACAGACGCTCGACGTTCCCGCCATCAAAGGCATCGGCGGCAGCCTGCTCTATTTCGTCGACCGCTACGGCGCCAAGGGGTCTCCCTACGATTCCGGGTTCGAGTGGCTGGGCGCGAAAGACCCGCGGCCGGAGGGCGCCGGGCTCTATTACATCGATCACCTCACCCACAACGTCCATCGCGGCCGCATGGACGTCTGGACCGACTTCTACGAAAAGCTGTTCAATTTTCGACAGATCCGCTCTTTCGATATCGAGGGCCGCGCGTCCGGCCTGTTCTCGCGGGCGCTGACCAGCCCCGACGGCAAGATCCGGATTCCGATCAACGAGGATGCCGGCGAGAGCGGCCAGATCGAGGAATATCTGAAGGTGTATCGCGGCGAGGGCATCCAGCACATCGCCTGCGGCACCAAGGACGTCTACCGCGCGGTCGAAACCCTGCGCGACGCCGGCCTGCCGTTCATGCCGTCACCGCCCGACACCTATTTCGAGAAGATCGACGCGCGGCTGCCCGGTCATGGCGAGGAAATCGCGCGGCTCAAGCGCGACGGCATCCTGATCGACGGCGAAGGCGTGCTCGATGGCGGCCTCACCAAGGTGCTGCTGCAGATCTTTTCCGCCAACGCCATCGGGCCGATCTTCTTCGAATTCATCCAGCGCAAGGGCGACGACGGATTCGGCGAAGGCAATTTCAAGGCGCTGTTTGAATCGATCGAGGAAGACCAGATCCGCCGCGGCGTGCTGAAAGTGGACGACGCGGCGTAG
- the fahA gene encoding fumarylacetoacetase, with the protein MPHPNDPTLRSFVAVDRASDFPIQNLPYGVFSTAASPTPRVGVAIGDYVLDLWELEQDCRIVVGEFGVFSAPTLNPFMTLGPKVWSQTRARISELLRQDHPELRDNEKLRARTLVPMAQTKLHLPIAVAGYTDFYSSKEHATNVGVMFRGKDNALQPNWLHMPIGYNGRASTVVVSGTKIRRPRGQLKPPSAEVPSFGPCKRLDFELEMGVVVGQPSAMGEMLSEQQAEEMIFGFVLLNDWSARDIQQWEYVPLGPFQAKAFATSISPWVVTREALEPFRVNGPMQDPAPLPYLKQAQPNNFDLQLDVGLRAAHMNEGQRICRTNFKYMYWSSVQQLVHHAACGCAMNVGDLLGSGTISGPEKDQRGSLLEISWNGTEPLDLAGGIKRTFLEDGDSLVMRGWCQGDGYRVGFGEVEGTIVAAE; encoded by the coding sequence TTGCCCCATCCCAACGATCCCACCCTTCGCTCCTTCGTCGCCGTCGATCGCGCCTCCGACTTCCCGATCCAGAACCTGCCCTATGGCGTGTTTTCGACAGCGGCTTCGCCGACGCCGCGCGTTGGCGTGGCGATTGGCGACTATGTGCTCGATCTCTGGGAGCTCGAACAGGATTGCCGCATCGTGGTTGGCGAGTTCGGCGTGTTCTCGGCGCCGACGCTCAATCCTTTCATGACGCTGGGCCCGAAAGTCTGGTCCCAGACGAGGGCGCGGATCAGCGAATTGTTGCGCCAGGATCATCCGGAATTGCGCGACAATGAAAAGTTGAGAGCGCGCACTTTGGTGCCGATGGCGCAGACCAAACTGCATTTGCCGATCGCGGTCGCCGGCTATACCGATTTCTATTCGTCGAAGGAGCACGCTACCAATGTCGGCGTCATGTTCCGCGGCAAGGACAATGCCTTGCAGCCGAACTGGCTGCATATGCCGATCGGCTACAACGGCCGTGCCTCGACCGTCGTCGTCAGTGGCACAAAGATACGGCGACCGCGCGGGCAACTAAAGCCGCCGAGCGCGGAGGTGCCGAGCTTTGGGCCGTGCAAGCGGCTCGACTTCGAACTGGAGATGGGCGTCGTGGTCGGGCAGCCCTCGGCGATGGGCGAGATGCTCAGCGAGCAGCAGGCCGAGGAGATGATCTTCGGCTTCGTGCTCCTGAACGACTGGAGCGCGCGCGACATCCAGCAGTGGGAATATGTGCCGCTCGGGCCGTTCCAGGCCAAGGCGTTCGCGACCTCGATCAGCCCGTGGGTGGTGACGCGCGAAGCGCTGGAGCCCTTCAGGGTAAATGGTCCAATGCAGGACCCGGCGCCGCTGCCGTATCTGAAGCAGGCGCAGCCGAACAATTTCGATCTTCAGCTCGACGTCGGCCTGCGCGCGGCACACATGAATGAGGGGCAGCGGATCTGCCGCACCAATTTCAAATACATGTACTGGTCGTCGGTGCAGCAACTGGTGCATCACGCTGCTTGCGGCTGCGCCATGAATGTCGGCGATCTCTTAGGCAGCGGCACTATCTCGGGTCCGGAGAAGGACCAGCGCGGCAGCTTGCTGGAAATCTCCTGGAACGGCACCGAGCCGCTCGATCTGGCCGGCGGCATCAAGCGCACGTTCCTGGAGGACGGCGATTCGCTTGTGATGCGCGGCTGGTGCCAGGGCGACGGCTATCGCGTCGGTTTTGGTGAAGTTGAGGGGACCATTGTAGCGGCCGAATAG
- a CDS encoding Lrp/AsnC family transcriptional regulator, with protein MISVDAFDLKILSALQDDGRLTNQQLAEIAGLSASQCSRRRMRLEEDEVISGYHADLASEALGFGVIAFIHITLATHSPDNAKRFRALVNRVDDIQEAYSLTGDADYLLKAALRDLKSLSDIVNNVLMPHQSVAHVRSSIVLDRLKESSKLPLKGAAR; from the coding sequence ATGATCTCGGTCGACGCCTTCGACCTCAAAATATTGAGCGCGCTGCAGGATGACGGCCGCCTCACCAACCAGCAGCTGGCGGAGATCGCCGGCCTGTCGGCGTCGCAATGCTCGCGGCGGCGGATGCGGCTGGAGGAAGACGAGGTGATATCGGGCTATCACGCCGACCTCGCCAGCGAAGCGCTCGGCTTCGGCGTCATCGCCTTCATCCACATCACGCTCGCGACCCACTCGCCCGACAACGCCAAGCGGTTCCGCGCATTGGTCAACCGCGTCGACGATATCCAGGAGGCCTATTCACTGACCGGCGACGCCGATTATCTCCTGAAGGCGGCGCTGCGCGACCTCAAGAGCCTGTCCGACATCGTCAACAATGTGCTGATGCCGCACCAGAGCGTGGCGCATGTGCGCTCATCGATCGTGCTGGACCGGCTGAAGGAGAGTTCGAAACTTCCGCTGAAGGGCGCGGCGCGTTAG
- a CDS encoding DUF3175 domain-containing protein has product MMAERKTARKTTARRSSKRLTRRAGSAGRKTAAKRTSSKRWSQRVTAQSDALDLKQGVFKLTNPKKIAASLKRSAERSSRRKAGAYRSALSMLTFYINRAGKGLPKTQRDRLERAKGELKRQFGRE; this is encoded by the coding sequence ATGATGGCTGAAAGGAAGACCGCGCGCAAAACCACTGCACGAAGAAGCTCGAAACGACTGACGCGGAGGGCCGGTTCAGCGGGCAGAAAAACGGCGGCCAAAAGGACATCGTCAAAACGCTGGTCGCAGCGCGTCACCGCGCAAAGCGATGCGCTCGATCTCAAGCAAGGCGTCTTCAAGCTGACCAATCCGAAGAAGATCGCGGCATCACTAAAGCGCTCGGCGGAACGGAGTTCGCGCCGCAAGGCCGGCGCCTATCGCTCGGCGCTGTCGATGCTGACCTTCTATATCAACCGTGCCGGCAAGGGCCTGCCGAAGACGCAACGCGACCGGCTGGAGCGGGCCAAGGGCGAATTGAAGCGGCAGTTCGGGAGAGAGTGA
- a CDS encoding DUF1272 domain-containing protein yields MALQLRPNCEYCDKDLPPTSTEARICSYECTFCADCVETKLHNVCPNCGGGFAPRPIRPAHEWRPGACVGRQLPSDKRVHLKYSLEDIAAHSARIRDIPAQER; encoded by the coding sequence ATGGCGCTGCAACTCCGGCCGAACTGCGAATATTGCGACAAGGACCTGCCGCCCACCTCGACGGAAGCGCGCATCTGCTCGTACGAATGCACGTTCTGCGCCGACTGCGTCGAGACAAAGCTGCACAATGTCTGCCCGAACTGCGGCGGCGGATTTGCGCCGCGGCCGATCCGCCCCGCCCATGAATGGCGCCCCGGCGCCTGCGTCGGCCGGCAGTTGCCGTCGGACAAGCGCGTGCATCTGAAATACAGTCTTGAGGACATCGCCGCGCATTCGGCGCGGATCAGGGACATTCCGGCGCAGGAGCGGTGA